A genomic window from Helicobacter suis HS1 includes:
- a CDS encoding RluA family pseudouridine synthase, giving the protein MLEAYKILAKNLNISHKQAKKYIDMGLVSLQGKRLTLARQKFPLDTHFHIKECLKTDVLYQDQELLVLNKATHIDSYTLERQHKPYKLLHRLDKSTSGLLLLAQATFYTKALLAFKKREVYKEYLALIEGILKRPKTLTQPLSVRTNHMHFNKGFVKTFVDLKGKPAITHLYPIYHTKQQTLLKVVIETGITHQIRAHLSHIGHPIVGDLIYGGSPNPHFFLHAYKLALLEHHFSAPIPPHFKEFHELLE; this is encoded by the coding sequence ATGCTTGAGGCCTATAAAATCTTAGCTAAAAACCTCAATATTTCTCACAAACAGGCTAAAAAATACATTGATATGGGATTAGTGAGTCTACAAGGGAAAAGACTAACCCTAGCGCGCCAAAAATTCCCCTTAGATACGCATTTTCATATCAAAGAGTGTTTAAAAACAGATGTACTGTATCAAGATCAAGAACTATTAGTTTTAAATAAAGCCACCCATATAGATAGCTACACCTTAGAAAGACAACACAAACCCTACAAACTCTTACACCGCCTAGACAAATCTACGAGTGGTCTTCTTTTACTCGCACAAGCTACATTTTACACAAAAGCTTTGCTTGCATTTAAGAAAAGAGAGGTTTATAAAGAGTATCTAGCTTTAATAGAGGGGATACTTAAGAGGCCAAAAACACTCACACAGCCCTTAAGTGTGCGTACCAACCACATGCATTTTAATAAGGGTTTTGTAAAAACCTTTGTAGATTTAAAAGGCAAACCGGCCATTACACATCTTTATCCTATCTATCACACAAAGCAACAGACGCTTTTAAAAGTTGTGATTGAAACTGGAATCACCCACCAAATTAGAGCACATTTAAGCCATATAGGCCACCCCATTGTAGGCGATCTCATTTATGGGGGATCGCCTAACCCTCACTTTTTTCTCCATGCTTATAAACTAGCACTTTTAGAGCACCACTTTAGCGCTCCCATTCCGCCCCATTTTAAGGAGTTTCATGAGTTATTGGAATGA
- the lgt gene encoding prolipoprotein diacylglyceryl transferase — translation MSYWNEIYTHFSPVAFTFFNIPIHWYGLAYVGALLLALTLALRALKTDPKRFPISKANFESYFLYAELGVILGARLGYILIYDPNTLYYLKAPWQIFNPFYEGEFIGIRGMSYHGGLIGFLVASWIFSKVKRQNFLIYLDLIAVSLPLAYVLGRIGNFLNQELFGRVVPPGDTFGKSIGIVVNGALRYPSQLIEAFLEGFCVFVVVHLARSFTKVHGMLMVVYGFAYAVARFCAEYYREPDAQLGYYAGHLSMGQLLSFAMIAVSSLLWLYIARTNPTLAKSS, via the coding sequence ATGAGTTATTGGAATGAAATTTACACCCACTTTAGCCCTGTGGCTTTTACTTTCTTTAATATCCCTATTCATTGGTATGGTCTAGCCTATGTAGGGGCTTTATTACTAGCCCTTACTTTGGCCTTGCGGGCTTTAAAAACAGACCCTAAACGCTTTCCTATTTCCAAGGCTAATTTTGAAAGCTATTTTCTCTATGCAGAATTGGGGGTGATTTTAGGCGCAAGACTGGGTTATATTTTAATCTACGATCCAAATACGCTTTATTATCTCAAAGCCCCTTGGCAAATTTTTAACCCTTTTTATGAGGGGGAATTTATCGGTATTAGAGGCATGAGCTACCACGGAGGATTAATAGGCTTTTTAGTTGCCTCATGGATTTTTAGTAAGGTAAAAAGGCAAAATTTTTTAATTTATTTAGACCTTATTGCGGTGAGTTTACCTTTAGCCTATGTTTTGGGGCGTATTGGTAATTTTTTAAACCAAGAACTTTTTGGGCGCGTCGTACCTCCCGGGGATACTTTTGGAAAATCTATAGGCATTGTGGTTAATGGCGCTTTACGCTACCCTAGCCAGCTCATTGAAGCATTCTTAGAAGGGTTTTGCGTCTTTGTTGTGGTGCATTTAGCGCGCTCTTTTACAAAGGTACATGGCATGCTCATGGTGGTTTATGGATTTGCTTATGCGGTTGCGCGCTTTTGTGCTGAATATTACCGCGAGCCAGATGCCCAACTAGGTTATTACGCGGGACATTTAAGCATGGGACAACTGTTAAGCTTTGCTATGATAGCTGTTTCATCGCTTTTATGGCTCTATATTGCCCGCACCAATCCAACTCTTGCTAAATCTAGCTAA
- the nikR gene encoding nickel-responsive transcriptional regulator NikR, giving the protein MEHREDAIIRFSVSLQQNLLDELDNRIIRNGYSSRSELVRDMIRERLVEDSWSKEQTSEVNGGLTVAVLVIIYDHHQRELNQRMIDIQHESHISILCTTHVHLNANNCLETIILRGKPADIMHLHLEIGGLKGVKFSKLTKASSFEQNT; this is encoded by the coding sequence ATGGAACATAGAGAAGATGCCATTATCAGGTTTTCCGTCTCTTTGCAACAAAATCTTTTAGACGAGTTAGATAACCGCATTATTAGAAATGGTTATTCTTCTCGTTCAGAATTAGTGCGGGATATGATCCGCGAGCGGCTGGTGGAGGATAGTTGGTCTAAGGAACAAACATCTGAGGTAAATGGCGGCTTAACAGTGGCTGTGCTGGTGATTATTTATGATCACCACCAACGCGAACTGAACCAAAGAATGATTGATATCCAGCATGAAAGCCATATTAGTATTTTGTGTACTACCCATGTGCATCTAAATGCTAATAATTGCTTAGAGACTATTATTTTAAGAGGCAAACCGGCAGACATCATGCATTTACATTTAGAAATTGGAGGATTAAAGGGCGTGAAATTTTCCAAGCTCACCAAAGCCTCTAGTTTTGAGCAAAATACTTAG
- the nadD gene encoding nicotinate (nicotinamide) nucleotide adenylyltransferase yields MDIALYGGSFDPPHIAHLEVIYQALETLKVDRLFVLVAYQNPFKKSPCFAPNQRLLWMQELLKDVAKVKVHDFEIKQKRPVPSIESVRYFYQKFTPNKLYFVIGADNVAGLALWEGYTELKELVEFVVVERKGYCLNPPPDFKYTPMSLEHITCPISSSKIRELLHKHQIPQHLPHMLQNRVLQTFKETHAY; encoded by the coding sequence GTGGATATTGCTTTATATGGTGGGAGTTTTGATCCGCCTCACATCGCCCATTTAGAAGTCATTTATCAGGCCCTAGAAACTTTAAAAGTAGATCGGCTTTTTGTGCTGGTGGCCTATCAAAATCCTTTTAAAAAAAGCCCATGCTTCGCTCCTAATCAGCGCTTGTTATGGATGCAAGAACTCTTAAAAGATGTAGCTAAAGTAAAAGTCCATGATTTTGAAATCAAACAAAAAAGGCCAGTGCCTAGTATTGAGAGTGTGCGCTATTTTTACCAAAAATTCACCCCCAATAAACTTTACTTTGTAATCGGTGCGGATAATGTAGCAGGGTTAGCGCTTTGGGAGGGATATACAGAATTAAAAGAGCTGGTAGAATTTGTTGTTGTGGAGCGTAAGGGCTATTGTTTAAACCCGCCCCCTGATTTTAAATACACACCTATGTCCTTAGAACACATTACCTGCCCTATTTCATCTAGTAAAATTAGAGAATTATTACACAAACACCAAATCCCACAGCATCTACCCCACATGCTACAAAACCGCGTATTGCAAACCTTTAAGGAAACCCATGCCTACTAG
- the rsfS gene encoding ribosome silencing factor → MPTRIARIATLLEDKKATDIVVFDLCQQNYITDYVIIATALVGKHALSLLDHLKTNLKPLGEKFYAIDAENEEWIILDLGDLIIHVFTEVYRKRFDLEGFLKTYNNPT, encoded by the coding sequence ATGCCTACTAGAATTGCTAGAATTGCCACCCTTTTAGAGGATAAAAAAGCCACAGATATTGTAGTTTTTGATCTATGCCAACAAAATTACATTACAGATTATGTCATCATCGCCACCGCGCTAGTGGGCAAACATGCTCTATCTCTTTTAGATCATTTAAAAACAAATCTTAAACCTCTGGGTGAAAAGTTTTATGCTATAGATGCTGAAAATGAGGAGTGGATCATTCTTGATTTAGGCGATTTGATCATCCATGTCTTTACAGAGGTGTATCGGAAGCGCTTTGATCTAGAGGGCTTTTTAAAAACCTATAATAACCCCACTTGA
- the miaA gene encoding tRNA (adenosine(37)-N6)-dimethylallyltransferase MiaA has translation MIPTLLAIIGPSSSGKSDLALELAQILDAEIVSLDSLSVYQEINIAAAKPSLENLACIKHYGIDILRIDQKNNAQVFKQEVQRAIATTTKKKLLLVGGSSFYLKALIDGLSPMPILNKQQEQEIQRQIAKIDHPHAFLARIDSDYASYVKDTYRITQGLKIYLTTHMPPSAYFKAHPKIPFKYPIQVYGLCMDKTKLHANIAKRTKTMLNQGIVEEIKGLADKYGTKHQPFKAIGPKECLQYLRGELSYQELYEMIYTHTCQLAKRQMTFNRSQFKEAIFLDKEHLKQEILKQLSVF, from the coding sequence TTGATACCCACCCTCCTAGCTATCATTGGCCCTAGTAGCAGTGGTAAGAGTGATTTAGCTTTAGAGTTAGCACAAATTTTAGATGCTGAAATTGTCTCTTTGGATTCTTTAAGTGTGTATCAAGAAATTAACATTGCAGCGGCCAAACCGAGTTTAGAAAATTTGGCCTGTATTAAACACTATGGTATTGATATTTTAAGAATCGATCAAAAGAACAACGCCCAAGTTTTTAAACAAGAGGTACAAAGGGCTATAGCCACTACAACTAAAAAAAAGCTTTTGCTAGTGGGGGGGAGTTCTTTTTATCTAAAAGCACTTATAGACGGGTTAAGCCCCATGCCTATATTAAACAAGCAGCAAGAACAAGAAATTCAAAGACAAATTGCCAAGATAGATCACCCCCATGCCTTTTTAGCACGCATCGATTCAGACTATGCCTCTTATGTTAAAGATACTTACCGCATCACACAGGGGCTTAAAATTTATTTAACAACCCACATGCCCCCCAGTGCCTATTTTAAAGCCCATCCTAAAATTCCTTTTAAATACCCTATTCAAGTTTATGGGCTCTGTATGGATAAAACTAAATTACACGCTAATATCGCTAAACGCACTAAGACCATGCTTAATCAGGGCATAGTAGAGGAAATTAAAGGCTTAGCAGATAAATATGGCACTAAACACCAACCTTTTAAGGCCATTGGGCCTAAAGAATGCTTGCAATATCTTAGAGGCGAATTATCCTATCAAGAACTCTATGAGATGATTTATACACACACCTGCCAGCTAGCCAAACGGCAAATGACCTTTAACCGCTCCCAATTTAAAGAGGCGATCTTTTTAGACAAAGAACATTTAAAACAAGAAATCCTTAAACAACTTAGTGTTTTCTAA
- a CDS encoding carbonic anhydrase family protein encodes MMRLFSILSFLLLSLLSATHWSYEKHTGAKQWDKLHKDYAICKTGKSQSPINIQHYYNASGQENIIFTYHDLKPSTIAYSHNTLIAQFNHPTNSIVYRDHEYYLINLHFHLPMEFAIRGKHQPLSMHLVHQDSEGRLLVIGIGFKIGQENPFFTPLFNAYNHKTPPQTLALKTLLPTTIHYYHFNGSLTTPPCTEGVSWFIIEETISFSPKQFETIKKIMYHKTNQRPIQKDYNSVIVKSFAVIRKH; translated from the coding sequence ATGATGCGATTATTTTCTATTTTAAGTTTCTTACTTTTAAGTTTACTTTCTGCTACGCATTGGAGTTATGAAAAACACACAGGTGCCAAGCAATGGGATAAATTACACAAAGACTATGCAATTTGTAAAACGGGTAAAAGCCAGTCTCCTATTAATATCCAACATTACTACAATGCCTCTGGTCAAGAAAATATAATTTTTACATACCACGATCTCAAGCCCTCAACTATTGCTTATTCTCATAACACCCTTATAGCCCAATTTAACCACCCTACTAACTCTATTGTATACCGCGATCATGAGTATTATTTGATTAATCTACACTTCCATCTGCCTATGGAATTTGCCATTCGTGGTAAGCACCAACCTTTAAGCATGCATTTAGTACACCAAGATAGCGAGGGGCGTTTGTTGGTAATAGGGATTGGATTTAAAATAGGGCAAGAAAACCCCTTTTTCACCCCTCTTTTTAATGCCTACAACCATAAAACCCCACCCCAAACTCTAGCCTTAAAAACCCTACTACCTACAACGATCCACTACTACCATTTTAATGGATCATTAACCACGCCTCCTTGCACAGAGGGGGTTTCTTGGTTTATTATTGAAGAGACGATTAGTTTTTCACCTAAACAATTTGAAACAATTAAAAAAATCATGTATCACAAAACTAACCAACGCCCGATTCAAAAGGATTACAATAGCGTCATTGTTAAAAGCTTTGCTGTGATTAGAAAACACTAA
- a CDS encoding alpha/beta hydrolase → MFSRLLISAILIGGVAMGADYRKNPFTFTYEGAITENIKGKVQVHAVHYKANGVKVVANVYTPANFNTHKKYPAIVVAHPNGGVKEQVAGLYAQKLAESGYVTIAFDAAYQGGSGGMPRYVDKPANRMEDIRAAADFISHFKGVDAHRLGLLGICGGGGYAIKVAQTDKRFKAIATISMFNSGEVRRNGYLNTQKDTIQERLKEASEARAQEAAGGEVKYTPSFAANMTEEQVAKLPFDLYREGYEYYAKTHFHLHSQSNYTVSSLIDLMGFDANTNVDLINQPHLMVAGDKADSLYMTQEVFKNATGTQNKELFLVKGATHIQT, encoded by the coding sequence ATGTTTAGTAGATTATTAATAAGCGCCATTTTAATCGGAGGTGTGGCTATGGGGGCTGATTATAGAAAAAACCCTTTTACATTTACCTATGAAGGGGCTATTACTGAAAATATTAAAGGAAAGGTGCAAGTACACGCCGTGCACTATAAAGCCAATGGGGTAAAAGTTGTGGCCAATGTCTACACGCCGGCTAACTTCAATACCCATAAAAAATACCCCGCTATTGTAGTAGCTCATCCTAATGGAGGGGTTAAAGAGCAGGTAGCTGGGCTTTATGCGCAAAAGTTGGCCGAATCCGGGTATGTAACCATTGCTTTTGATGCGGCCTATCAAGGAGGCAGTGGGGGGATGCCTCGCTATGTGGATAAACCAGCCAATCGCATGGAAGATATTAGAGCAGCCGCAGATTTTATTTCACATTTTAAAGGTGTAGATGCGCATCGTTTAGGTTTGCTTGGCATTTGTGGGGGTGGGGGCTATGCGATTAAGGTAGCCCAGACAGATAAAAGATTTAAAGCAATAGCCACGATTAGCATGTTTAATTCCGGAGAGGTAAGACGCAACGGCTATTTAAACACCCAAAAAGACACGATACAAGAGCGCTTAAAAGAAGCCTCAGAAGCTAGAGCACAAGAGGCAGCAGGGGGCGAGGTGAAATACACCCCGTCGTTTGCAGCTAATATGACAGAAGAACAGGTTGCGAAATTACCCTTTGATTTATATAGGGAGGGCTATGAATATTACGCTAAAACCCATTTTCACCTCCATTCACAGAGCAATTACACGGTGAGTAGTTTGATAGATTTAATGGGATTTGATGCCAACACAAATGTAGATTTAATTAACCAACCGCACTTAATGGTAGCAGGGGATAAAGCAGATAGTTTATATATGACCCAAGAGGTCTTTAAAAATGCAACGGGCACTCAAAACAAGGAATTATTTTTAGTCAAAGGCGCGACCCATATCCAAACTTAA
- a CDS encoding outer membrane family protein: protein MQNSPFSSVATKFVLLTFIFLGNFWFFAPSLKAFDYKIGGKAEQASQVGFNQAPMNRNKGIYPMQQYGTVSGFLNVDFNLLPKKLDSHSLKVGIGGMAGGVFFDSTRKLHGGSKIYDYYGFYDGYLGGASNIFSEDDIVTANGKERSLAKTYIFSDAFIEYKYKDFFGIKGGRYTSTMPYRSGKTQGFEVFGEYKHTRLIWFSSFGRAIAGGGFLINWYAPRTSYSGNWSKNAQGGWTHHGYQLSYGTHALRLIYNKHKLLAEFFYYFSPKMFNAPGFSLVWDSDPNFSEKGFRSQTRLIAFFPVYEPWMVVNSSGAPIYKYDRPVTANGQSLIIRQRFDYNNFYLVGTFYKNFGNTNAYVGNMGNPAGVLMGGNSMYAGGWGSASEVPKC from the coding sequence ATGCAAAATTCTCCTTTCTCAAGTGTAGCGACTAAATTTGTTCTTCTAACTTTCATCTTTTTAGGGAATTTCTGGTTTTTTGCCCCCTCTCTTAAAGCATTTGATTATAAAATCGGGGGTAAGGCTGAACAGGCCTCTCAAGTGGGCTTTAATCAAGCACCTATGAATCGCAACAAAGGGATTTATCCCATGCAACAATATGGCACAGTTTCAGGCTTTTTAAATGTAGATTTTAATCTATTGCCTAAAAAATTAGACAGCCATAGCTTAAAAGTTGGGATTGGGGGCATGGCAGGTGGGGTCTTTTTTGATAGTACCCGTAAATTGCATGGAGGAAGTAAGATTTATGATTACTACGGGTTTTATGACGGGTATTTAGGCGGGGCTTCTAATATTTTTTCTGAAGATGACATCGTAACGGCAAATGGCAAGGAGCGCAGCCTAGCCAAAACTTACATATTTAGCGATGCTTTCATTGAGTATAAATATAAAGATTTCTTTGGAATTAAAGGAGGGCGCTACACCTCTACTATGCCCTATAGAAGCGGAAAAACTCAGGGTTTTGAAGTTTTTGGAGAATACAAACACACCCGCCTTATCTGGTTTAGCTCTTTTGGGCGGGCTATTGCAGGTGGCGGGTTTTTGATCAACTGGTATGCACCCCGTACTTCTTATAGTGGCAACTGGAGTAAAAACGCACAAGGTGGCTGGACTCACCATGGTTATCAGCTTTCTTATGGTACGCATGCGCTCCGCTTAATCTATAACAAACATAAGCTTTTAGCCGAATTTTTCTACTATTTTTCGCCCAAAATGTTTAACGCACCGGGTTTTAGTTTGGTCTGGGATAGCGATCCTAACTTTTCTGAAAAAGGCTTTCGTTCCCAAACCCGCCTTATTGCTTTCTTTCCGGTTTATGAGCCTTGGATGGTGGTTAATAGTAGCGGTGCACCCATTTATAAATACGATAGACCCGTTACTGCAAATGGCCAAAGCTTAATTATCCGCCAGCGTTTTGATTACAATAACTTTTATTTGGTTGGCACCTTTTATAAAAACTTTGGCAATACTAATGCTTATGTGGGCAACATGGGTAACCCGGCTGGGGTGTTAATGGGAGGTAATAGTATGTATGCGGGCGGATGGGGGAGTGCTAGTGAAGTGCCCAAATGCTAA
- a CDS encoding MBL fold metallo-hydrolase, which yields MGIKPSDLDYILLTHLDCDHANGLRGVAQAKNILCAPEEIVCAKKNGFVRYQKKWWEGVNLKTFSWNGTDTRYATHFATTNQKTYLTHFVLYATGFLENTASSGAGP from the coding sequence ATGGGGATTAAACCTTCTGATTTGGATTATATCCTTCTAACCCATCTTGATTGTGATCATGCCAATGGATTGCGCGGCGTTGCGCAAGCCAAAAATATATTGTGTGCGCCTGAGGAGATTGTGTGTGCTAAGAAAAATGGCTTTGTAAGGTATCAAAAAAAGTGGTGGGAGGGTGTCAATCTTAAAACTTTTTCATGGAATGGGACAGATACGCGATACGCTACACATTTTGCTACCACAAACCAAAAAACTTACTTAACTCATTTTGTCCTTTATGCAACCGGATTTTTAGAAAACACCGCTAGCTCCGGTGCAGGACCTTAA
- a CDS encoding N-acyl homoserine lactonase family protein encodes MKVHVLHTGEIRVSPYLPFCGDNCSLLKASGLTTPKKDWIWLPVSCYLIEHPKATVLVDTGWHRDMSPQGVYDKKAQIKSLGSWLLYMVNQGRITRGQAINEQLESMGIKPSDLDYILLTHLDCDHANGLRGVAQAKNILCAPEEIVCAKKNGFVRYQKKWWEGVNLKTFSWNGTEGPVQRSFDLFNDGSVTMVNIPGHCDGLCAAKIKNDQGNFVLLFADGGYATKSWKQMITSGVALNKAQQRKSLEWIREESMSPQCIESLATHDSDITPHVIEL; translated from the coding sequence ATGAAAGTCCATGTACTACATACAGGCGAGATTCGTGTATCCCCTTATTTACCCTTTTGTGGGGATAATTGTAGCTTACTTAAAGCATCCGGATTAACAACTCCCAAGAAAGATTGGATATGGTTACCTGTTAGTTGCTATTTAATAGAACACCCCAAAGCAACAGTGCTAGTAGATACCGGTTGGCATAGAGATATGTCGCCACAAGGTGTATATGACAAAAAAGCACAGATTAAAAGTTTAGGCTCATGGCTTCTTTACATGGTTAATCAAGGGCGTATTACAAGGGGACAGGCCATTAATGAACAATTAGAATCTATGGGGATTAAACCTTCTGATTTGGATTATATCCTTCTAACCCATCTTGATTGTGATCATGCCAATGGATTGCGCGGCGTTGCGCAAGCCAAAAATATATTGTGTGCGCCTGAGGAGATTGTGTGTGCTAAGAAAAATGGCTTTGTAAGGTATCAAAAAAAGTGGTGGGAGGGTGTCAATCTTAAAACTTTTTCATGGAATGGGACAGAGGGGCCTGTGCAGCGATCATTTGATTTATTTAACGATGGCTCTGTTACTATGGTAAATATTCCGGGGCACTGCGATGGTTTATGTGCTGCGAAAATCAAAAACGATCAAGGTAACTTCGTGCTTCTTTTTGCAGATGGTGGGTATGCTACTAAGTCATGGAAGCAAATGATAACCAGTGGTGTCGCTCTAAATAAAGCCCAACAACGCAAATCCTTAGAATGGATTAGAGAAGAGTCTATGTCGCCTCAATGTATTGAATCTCTTGCTACACACGATTCGGACATCACTCCCCATGTGATTGAGTTATAA
- a CDS encoding DUF779 domain-containing protein, whose translation MGVPKVILTEEARALIQELKASHPDFIFYQSCGCCDGSVVYVYDRADFKLGDNDICLGSVGGVEFYMHKNQYAYQKHTQLILSVKPIEASEYSLEYGMGKSFEIKSRLFTSEELKAIEQEII comes from the coding sequence ATGGGTGTGCCAAAGGTTATCCTGACAGAGGAGGCTAGAGCTTTGATCCAAGAACTCAAGGCTTCACATCCAGACTTTATTTTTTACCAGTCTTGTGGTTGCTGTGATGGGAGCGTTGTTTATGTCTATGATCGGGCTGATTTTAAGCTAGGCGATAATGATATTTGCTTAGGCTCTGTGGGAGGGGTGGAGTTTTACATGCACAAGAACCAATATGCATACCAAAAACACACCCAGCTTATTTTAAGCGTCAAGCCCATAGAGGCCAGCGAGTATTCTTTAGAGTATGGCATGGGCAAGAGTTTTGAGATCAAGAGCCGTTTATTTACTTCTGAGGAACTTAAAGCGATAGAACAAGAGATAATCTAA
- a CDS encoding aldehyde dehydrogenase family protein, whose protein sequence is MSAYKDSKQIFKSRYENYIGGEWVKPLKGGYKANKSPIDGSVLCEVPLSSPEDVDKALDAAHKAKDVWAATSVEARSNLLLKIADRMEANLEKIAYAETWDNGKPIRETLNADIPLAIDHFRYFAGCIRAQEGCISDISKDMVAYHFHEPLGVVGQIIPWNFPILMAAWKLAPALAAGNAVVIKPASPTPASILVLFEIIGDLLPAGVVNIVNGNGGQIGKHLATSPKIAKVAFTGSTAVGRQIMQFATENIIPCTLELGGKSPNIFFPDICEHEDAFLDKAIEGLVLFAFNQGEVCTCPSRALVHEKIYNDFMQKVLERIKAIKVGNPLDLDTMMGAQVDENQVNTILNYIKIAHEEGAQCLIGGQRNHIAGLEKGCYIEPTIFKGHNKMRIFQEEIFGPVLALTTFKDDDQALEIANDTLFGLGAGVWTRDINRAYHFGRSIKAGRVWTNCYHAYPAHAAFGGYKQSGIGRETHKVILEHYQQIKNLLVSYSINKLGFF, encoded by the coding sequence ATGAGTGCTTATAAAGACAGCAAACAAATTTTTAAATCCCGCTATGAAAATTACATTGGCGGGGAATGGGTTAAGCCTCTTAAGGGAGGGTATAAAGCTAATAAAAGCCCAATTGATGGGAGTGTTTTGTGTGAAGTGCCCCTATCTAGTCCAGAAGATGTAGATAAAGCCCTAGATGCTGCCCATAAAGCTAAAGATGTATGGGCAGCTACTTCTGTGGAAGCGCGTTCTAATCTCTTGCTTAAAATTGCTGATCGCATGGAGGCTAATCTTGAAAAAATCGCCTATGCAGAAACTTGGGATAATGGCAAACCTATCCGTGAAACCCTGAATGCAGATATTCCTTTAGCTATAGATCATTTCCGCTATTTTGCAGGTTGCATCCGTGCCCAAGAGGGGTGTATTAGTGATATTAGTAAGGATATGGTTGCCTACCATTTCCACGAACCTTTAGGGGTGGTAGGCCAGATCATTCCTTGGAATTTCCCTATTTTGATGGCTGCTTGGAAACTAGCTCCCGCTTTGGCTGCAGGCAACGCTGTTGTTATCAAGCCTGCCTCACCCACACCTGCTAGTATTTTGGTACTCTTTGAGATTATCGGGGATTTGTTGCCTGCAGGCGTGGTCAATATTGTCAATGGCAATGGCGGACAAATTGGCAAACATCTAGCCACAAGCCCTAAAATTGCTAAAGTGGCCTTTACCGGATCAACAGCGGTAGGAAGGCAAATCATGCAATTTGCAACAGAAAATATTATTCCCTGCACCCTAGAGCTAGGAGGCAAGAGCCCTAATATTTTCTTTCCTGATATTTGCGAACACGAAGACGCGTTTTTGGATAAAGCCATTGAGGGTTTGGTGCTTTTTGCTTTTAACCAAGGTGAGGTGTGTACTTGCCCCTCAAGAGCGCTTGTACATGAAAAAATCTATAATGATTTTATGCAGAAAGTTTTAGAGCGAATCAAGGCTATTAAAGTGGGCAATCCTTTGGATTTAGACACCATGATGGGTGCACAAGTAGATGAAAACCAAGTCAACACCATTTTAAACTACATTAAGATCGCCCATGAAGAGGGCGCGCAGTGTCTAATTGGCGGGCAGAGAAACCACATTGCAGGGCTTGAAAAGGGGTGTTATATAGAGCCTACCATTTTTAAAGGGCATAATAAAATGCGTATTTTCCAAGAGGAAATTTTTGGGCCTGTTTTGGCATTGACTACTTTTAAAGATGATGATCAAGCCCTAGAGATTGCTAATGATACGCTATTTGGTCTAGGGGCTGGGGTGTGGACTAGAGATATTAATCGTGCTTATCACTTTGGTCGCTCCATTAAAGCCGGGCGGGTGTGGACTAACTGCTACCATGCCTATCCTGCCCATGCAGCCTTTGGAGGATACAAACAAAGCGGGATTGGGCGTGAGACACACAAGGTCATTTTAGAGCACTACCAACAGATTAAAAACCTTTTGGTAAGTTATAGCATCAACAAATTAGGGTTCTTTTAA